From a region of the Polyangium spumosum genome:
- a CDS encoding B12-binding domain-containing radical SAM protein, which produces MRIALLYPPPWKIPARGEPHDTRGDGPPAEYREGDLDADFYQMPYGLLSIAAQAIRAGHQVKVLNLSAMTWAKVEEVLSALDADLYAMSCWTANRRGVALVAKAIRARRPGAPIVVGGPHASPFAREILEHWPEVDVATIGESEITFLEIVDRLGAGRSLRGIPGAAYRFEGRVEMGPSRASIEDLDTLASPHEHFDTHILMTSRGCPWACTFCGAENTWGRGFRGHSVPYVLDVLEKTVARLPVKMILVKDDTFTTNRKRVLELCRGIRERNLRFLWSCDTRVDVLGEELLHEMRLAGCERLSLGVESGSPRILKAVDKKITVQKIIDSTELAKKYGIKVRFYMMLGNRGETAETFRETLAFLDRARPHQYIFSCLSIYPGTRDYEEATAAGWLDPEVYFTGDFQELKVPFDASEEDTRLMSDWFRENSGLRDHYRESAAECEAILARLGEHHAAHLDCASAHYRENNLDEAERHAARALELGHPLPGLCLNMLAVIAARRAAWKKMQDLFTEAWRRDPQHWVLVRNVQKVKAWLDQAGPLRGTPLELEAHNEFQLLERTAQPMLPGPLPPDYAAWSAPAPRAESPEMRTPQTGSHASFQPRTRLRVVT; this is translated from the coding sequence ATGCGTATTGCGCTCCTGTATCCCCCGCCCTGGAAGATCCCGGCTCGCGGCGAGCCGCACGATACGCGCGGCGACGGGCCGCCGGCCGAGTACCGCGAGGGGGACCTCGACGCGGATTTCTACCAGATGCCTTACGGCCTGCTCTCGATCGCGGCGCAGGCCATTCGCGCCGGTCATCAGGTGAAGGTCTTGAACCTCTCGGCGATGACGTGGGCGAAGGTCGAGGAGGTGCTCTCGGCGCTCGACGCCGATCTCTACGCGATGTCGTGCTGGACCGCGAACCGTCGGGGCGTCGCGCTCGTCGCGAAGGCGATCCGCGCGCGGCGCCCCGGGGCGCCCATCGTCGTCGGAGGGCCCCACGCGAGCCCCTTCGCCAGGGAGATCCTCGAACACTGGCCCGAGGTCGACGTCGCGACGATCGGCGAGAGTGAAATCACGTTCCTGGAGATCGTGGATCGATTGGGTGCGGGCCGCAGCTTGCGCGGGATCCCGGGCGCGGCGTATCGATTCGAAGGCCGGGTCGAGATGGGGCCGAGCCGAGCCTCCATCGAGGATCTCGACACCCTGGCCTCGCCGCACGAACATTTCGACACGCACATCCTGATGACGTCCCGCGGCTGCCCGTGGGCGTGCACGTTCTGCGGGGCGGAGAACACCTGGGGACGAGGGTTCCGCGGGCATTCGGTGCCGTACGTGCTCGACGTGCTCGAAAAGACGGTGGCGCGTTTGCCGGTCAAGATGATCCTGGTCAAGGACGACACGTTCACCACGAACCGAAAGCGTGTCCTCGAGCTGTGCCGCGGCATCCGGGAGCGGAACCTCCGATTCTTGTGGAGCTGCGACACGCGCGTCGACGTGCTCGGCGAGGAGCTCCTTCACGAGATGCGCCTCGCGGGCTGCGAGCGGCTCTCGCTCGGCGTGGAGAGCGGATCGCCGCGGATCTTGAAGGCGGTCGACAAGAAGATCACGGTCCAGAAGATCATCGATTCGACCGAGCTCGCGAAGAAATACGGAATCAAGGTGCGTTTCTACATGATGCTCGGCAACCGCGGCGAGACGGCCGAGACGTTCCGGGAGACCCTCGCCTTCCTCGACCGCGCGCGACCCCACCAGTACATCTTCTCGTGCCTCTCGATTTACCCCGGCACCCGCGATTACGAGGAGGCGACGGCGGCCGGATGGCTCGATCCCGAGGTGTACTTCACGGGCGATTTCCAGGAGCTCAAGGTCCCCTTCGACGCCTCGGAGGAGGACACGAGGCTCATGAGCGACTGGTTCCGCGAGAACAGCGGCCTGCGCGACCATTACCGAGAGAGCGCGGCCGAATGCGAGGCGATCCTCGCGCGGCTCGGGGAGCACCACGCGGCGCACCTCGATTGCGCGAGCGCTCATTACCGGGAAAACAACCTGGACGAGGCCGAGCGGCACGCGGCGCGGGCGCTCGAGCTCGGTCACCCCTTGCCCGGGCTCTGCCTGAACATGCTCGCGGTGATCGCGGCCCGGCGCGCGGCGTGGAAGAAGATGCAGGACCTCTTCACCGAGGCCTGGCGCCGAGATCCGCAGCACTGGGTGCTCGTCCGGAACGTGCAGAAGGTGAAGGCGTGGCTCGATCAGGCGGGGCCGCTGCGCGGAACGCCGCTCGAGCTCGAGGCGCATAACGAGTTCCAGCTCCTCGAGCGGACCGCGCAGCCCATGCTCCCGGGGCCGCTCCCGCCCGATTACGCCGCCTGGAGCGCGCCCGCGCCGCGCGCCGAGAGCCCCGAGATGCGCACGCCCCAGACGGGCAGCCATGCCTCGTTCCAGCCGCGGACGCGCCTCCGCGTCGTCACGTGA
- a CDS encoding zf-TFIIB domain-containing protein: protein MECPRCKIELTNDPYRGTEERHRRRVRLQVVAHEAGVEIDRCSGCGGVFLDHGELAKIQNAASQGDTKQTVAPTTTIQRVYARGRERGAETDPEAAVALVCPACGGEMAGRNWGFGSEVMVDTCIECRGVWLDFGELEALEGLFR from the coding sequence ATGGAATGCCCTCGTTGCAAGATCGAGCTGACGAACGACCCCTACCGCGGCACCGAAGAGCGCCACCGCCGGCGCGTGCGGCTCCAAGTCGTCGCCCACGAGGCCGGCGTGGAGATCGACCGCTGCAGCGGGTGCGGCGGCGTCTTCCTCGACCACGGCGAACTCGCGAAGATCCAGAACGCCGCGTCGCAGGGCGACACGAAGCAGACGGTCGCGCCCACGACGACGATCCAGCGTGTCTACGCCCGCGGCCGGGAGCGCGGCGCGGAGACCGATCCCGAGGCCGCGGTCGCGCTCGTTTGCCCGGCCTGCGGGGGCGAGATGGCCGGGCGCAACTGGGGCTTCGGCTCCGAGGTGATGGTCGACACGTGTATCGAGTGCCGCGGCGTATGGCTCGATTTCGGCGAGCTCGAGGCGCTCGAGGGACTGTTTCGTTAG
- a CDS encoding 3-hydroxyacyl-CoA dehydrogenase/enoyl-CoA hydratase family protein: MIVGVIGSGSIGPDLAYGFVSAIAREGGRVYLHDIKQEALDAGMARIATYVTKALARGKLSESAARAVKEALVPTLSLSDLASCDYVLEAATEDLPIKRKIIAALESVVRPDCLIGFATSGIPRAEIVKDTKHPERCFVNHPFYPAWRSLPVEVVLSGDDAFGARMIRTLEKLGKVPIITADAACFAADDIFCNYVSEAARIVAEGVATPAQVDAIVNDAIGGGGPLNVMDLTRGNLLTVHCQELMRDAPTGSPWFEPPAILREVGNRPWHDPKNRGDGRYDEALGKKVLDRILAVLFARTYFVADENICAPSDLDWLTRMSLGFRKGLLSLAEEYGIDRVHAVCVAYAAAHPGFHVPKSITQKSLPRFRKNVVVTRDADLAIVSVRRPEVRNALNRETLAEIESAMKELAADDSVSGVIFTSQDGALAGADIGELASLKTPADCEGICHFGHAVLETIASMKKPVVAALNGPVLGGGAEISMSCHGRVVGPELVLGQPEVNLGIIPGYGGTQRLPRLIGFERALDLLRTGRSVGAKDAHAFGWATVAPTKDFLGEAKALVRRHLAGEVKLGPVDPAPLSVPEKLPAVDLGHHSRAIDAILVSVVRRGNALPLAEGLALEAKGFGQCKETVDLDIGMKNFIQNGPRVPAAFLHE; this comes from the coding sequence ATGATCGTTGGCGTGATCGGCTCGGGATCGATCGGCCCGGATCTGGCGTATGGCTTCGTATCCGCCATCGCCAGAGAAGGTGGCCGCGTCTATTTGCACGACATCAAGCAGGAGGCGCTCGACGCGGGCATGGCTCGCATCGCGACCTACGTGACGAAGGCCCTCGCCCGCGGCAAGCTCTCGGAGAGCGCGGCGCGCGCCGTCAAAGAGGCCCTCGTCCCCACACTCTCCCTCTCGGATCTCGCCTCGTGTGATTACGTGCTCGAGGCCGCGACCGAGGACCTGCCCATCAAGCGCAAGATCATCGCCGCGCTGGAGTCCGTGGTCCGGCCCGACTGCCTGATCGGCTTCGCCACGAGCGGCATCCCCCGCGCCGAGATCGTGAAGGACACGAAGCACCCCGAGCGCTGCTTCGTCAACCACCCCTTCTATCCCGCGTGGCGCAGCTTGCCGGTCGAGGTCGTCCTCTCGGGCGACGACGCCTTCGGGGCGCGCATGATCCGCACGCTGGAGAAGCTCGGCAAGGTCCCGATCATCACGGCCGACGCCGCGTGCTTCGCGGCCGACGACATCTTCTGCAATTACGTCTCCGAGGCCGCGCGGATCGTCGCGGAGGGCGTGGCCACGCCGGCGCAGGTCGACGCGATCGTGAACGACGCGATCGGCGGCGGCGGCCCGCTCAACGTGATGGACTTGACGCGCGGCAACCTGCTCACGGTCCATTGCCAGGAGCTCATGCGTGACGCGCCCACGGGCAGCCCCTGGTTCGAGCCGCCCGCCATTCTGCGCGAAGTCGGCAATCGCCCGTGGCACGACCCGAAGAACCGCGGCGACGGCCGGTACGACGAGGCGCTCGGCAAGAAGGTGCTCGATCGTATCCTCGCCGTGCTCTTCGCGCGCACCTATTTCGTCGCGGATGAGAACATCTGCGCGCCGTCGGACCTCGACTGGCTCACGCGTATGTCGCTCGGCTTCCGCAAGGGCCTGCTCTCGCTCGCCGAGGAGTACGGCATCGACCGCGTGCACGCCGTCTGCGTGGCGTACGCGGCGGCGCACCCGGGCTTCCACGTGCCGAAGAGCATCACGCAGAAGAGCCTGCCGCGCTTCCGCAAGAACGTGGTCGTCACGCGGGACGCCGATCTCGCGATCGTCTCGGTGCGCAGGCCCGAGGTGCGCAACGCCTTGAACCGCGAGACGCTCGCCGAGATTGAATCGGCGATGAAGGAGCTCGCGGCGGACGATTCGGTCTCCGGCGTGATCTTCACGAGCCAGGACGGCGCGCTCGCGGGCGCGGACATCGGCGAGCTCGCCTCGCTGAAGACGCCGGCCGATTGCGAGGGCATCTGCCATTTCGGGCACGCGGTGCTCGAGACCATCGCGTCGATGAAGAAGCCCGTCGTGGCGGCCTTGAACGGGCCCGTGCTCGGCGGCGGCGCGGAGATCTCGATGTCGTGCCACGGCCGCGTCGTCGGCCCGGAGCTCGTCCTCGGCCAGCCCGAGGTGAACCTCGGCATCATCCCCGGTTATGGCGGCACGCAACGATTGCCGCGGCTCATCGGCTTCGAGCGCGCGCTCGACCTGCTCCGCACGGGCCGCTCGGTGGGCGCCAAGGACGCGCACGCCTTCGGCTGGGCGACGGTCGCGCCGACGAAGGATTTCCTCGGCGAGGCGAAGGCGCTCGTCCGGAGGCACCTCGCGGGCGAGGTGAAGCTCGGCCCCGTCGATCCGGCGCCGCTCTCGGTCCCGGAGAAACTCCCTGCGGTCGACCTCGGCCATCATTCGCGGGCGATCGACGCGATCCTGGTCTCCGTGGTTCGTCGTGGCAATGCCTTGCCGCTCGCCGAGGGCCTCGCGCTCGAAGCGAAGGGCTTCGGGCAATGCAAGGAGACGGTGGACCTCGACATCGGCATGAAGAACTTCATCCAGAATGGTCCGCGTGTACCTGCGGCCTTCCTCCACGAATGA
- a CDS encoding sulfatase → MTTSPTPASRTLLAALAVGTAGGLGATAVDAALLVLRSRTPPAPLREVAGAIAAAGAVHLGAGLLGGLGFALAALLARKFDPASAALAPDSPEGRARRVDRVAALLLLAGLSFVVITLTNRATMLPATLKRHAFVAAGVVLAAAAGALVFGLARRAVAVAWSFLAPRRWALLALCAAGELAAIFAFLRAPHAQQTYVALLAASFSLAGLACLATVRRIPRAAQMGAAVGGLAWVVTISMQGTSARAYHLLRMGRTLPAAVLRELPSVRPEPFADDVAHAVTLAMTPPPTTASAEDKPLPIPTGSTERTNLPDIVLVTIDTLRADRLLGPAGLTDVHMPALAAFAAEGVVFRNAFAAAPATIGAVTQIMTGKHQRDLVHLSVRSSVAAPLSPDTDTLARRLGAVGYETLALVGGRLVSYYPSVALGFSRVLEDSGPARAPLRAPDIVDAFTRIASRPDRRAPLFAWLHFMEPHDHAMLPAPIPAGYAAAVRLVDAELGRLFAFLRASPRWSATTLLVLADHGEGLGERGLVHHGLAHPLHITIPFVARFPGIAPHIEPAAVSHLDVAPTLLAAAGASARDLPGRPLQHEGLSSRPIFFENVGYAETSIPVEMGVVELPWFYSFDVRARRSVLVDLDADPAGLSNLADERADEAARLAKLLAASLRARD, encoded by the coding sequence ATGACGACCTCGCCCACGCCTGCCTCGCGGACGCTGCTCGCGGCGCTCGCCGTGGGGACCGCCGGGGGGCTCGGCGCGACGGCCGTCGACGCGGCGTTGCTCGTCCTCCGCTCCCGCACGCCGCCCGCGCCTTTGCGCGAGGTCGCGGGCGCGATCGCCGCCGCGGGCGCCGTTCATCTCGGCGCGGGCCTGCTCGGCGGCCTCGGCTTCGCCCTCGCGGCCCTGCTCGCTCGGAAATTCGACCCCGCGTCCGCGGCCCTCGCCCCCGATTCCCCCGAGGGGCGCGCCCGGCGCGTCGATCGCGTGGCCGCGCTCCTCCTCCTGGCAGGTTTGTCCTTCGTGGTCATAACCTTGACAAACCGGGCGACCATGCTCCCGGCCACGCTCAAGCGGCATGCGTTCGTCGCGGCGGGCGTCGTCCTGGCAGCCGCGGCCGGCGCCCTCGTGTTCGGGCTCGCGCGGCGCGCCGTCGCGGTCGCCTGGTCCTTCCTCGCGCCCCGGCGCTGGGCCCTGCTCGCGCTCTGCGCCGCGGGCGAGCTCGCCGCGATCTTCGCCTTCCTGCGCGCCCCGCACGCGCAGCAGACCTACGTCGCGCTGCTCGCCGCCTCGTTTTCCCTCGCCGGCCTCGCCTGCCTCGCGACCGTCCGCCGCATCCCCCGCGCCGCGCAGATGGGCGCGGCCGTCGGCGGGCTCGCCTGGGTCGTCACGATATCCATGCAAGGCACCTCGGCGCGGGCCTACCACCTGCTCCGCATGGGCCGCACCTTGCCCGCGGCCGTCCTGCGCGAGCTCCCGAGCGTACGCCCCGAGCCCTTTGCCGACGACGTCGCGCACGCGGTCACGCTGGCCATGACCCCGCCGCCCACGACCGCGTCGGCCGAGGACAAACCATTGCCGATCCCGACCGGCTCGACCGAGCGGACGAACCTCCCCGATATCGTCCTCGTCACCATCGATACCCTGCGCGCCGATCGCCTCTTGGGCCCGGCCGGGCTCACCGATGTACACATGCCCGCCCTCGCCGCGTTCGCCGCCGAGGGCGTGGTGTTCCGCAATGCCTTCGCCGCCGCACCGGCCACGATTGGCGCCGTCACCCAGATCATGACGGGCAAGCACCAGCGCGACCTCGTCCACCTCAGCGTGCGCAGCAGCGTCGCGGCGCCCCTCTCCCCCGACACGGACACGCTCGCGCGCCGCCTCGGCGCCGTCGGCTACGAGACCCTCGCCCTCGTCGGCGGCCGGCTCGTCTCGTATTACCCCTCCGTCGCGCTCGGCTTTTCCCGCGTCCTCGAGGACAGCGGCCCGGCCCGCGCCCCGCTCCGCGCCCCGGACATCGTCGACGCGTTCACCCGCATCGCCTCCCGCCCCGACCGCCGCGCGCCCCTCTTCGCCTGGCTGCATTTCATGGAGCCGCACGACCACGCGATGCTCCCCGCCCCGATCCCCGCCGGATACGCCGCGGCCGTCCGCCTCGTCGACGCCGAGCTCGGCCGCCTCTTCGCCTTCCTGCGCGCCTCACCACGCTGGAGCGCGACCACGCTGCTCGTGCTCGCCGATCACGGCGAGGGGCTCGGCGAGCGAGGCCTCGTCCACCACGGCCTCGCGCATCCCCTCCACATCACCATTCCTTTCGTCGCGCGTTTCCCCGGGATCGCGCCGCATATCGAGCCCGCGGCCGTCTCGCACCTCGACGTCGCCCCCACGCTCCTCGCCGCCGCCGGCGCCTCCGCCCGCGATCTCCCCGGCCGCCCGCTGCAGCACGAGGGCCTCTCCTCCAGGCCGATATTCTTCGAGAACGTGGGTTATGCCGAGACCTCGATCCCCGTGGAGATGGGCGTCGTCGAGCTCCCCTGGTTTTATTCGTTCGACGTCCGCGCGCGCCGGAGCGTGCTCGTCGACCTCGACGCCGATCCCGCGGGCCTTTCGAACCTCGCGGACGAGCGGGCGGACGAGGCGGCGCGGCTCGCGAAGCTCCTCGCCGCGTCGCTCCGCGCGCGCGACTGA
- a CDS encoding alpha/beta hydrolase has product MRARLPTSTVHRLISSPLGALLDTPTYERFKLERLPFELRLLRLGAMASALGSSDADELITRLGARGEVSSKMRRRLARGLARFARARAAREDVMRRWERVFWGEPWPPPDRKALVELELERRIRARRCLFPRATLGFFASKVPFEPIAYGVPSPGEVASKWAQELAHPELLYGLPAELPAIERSRSLPGPAGPEYLLRFRSPSRIGDVVHARVFEPERKEDIPATFIYAGGLFSACDDVVYWPEEEAMGRGLAARGHRVVLLALPGHGRRAPPGKASGEVILSTGPEGLFRLCAAGAQEMAVLIAWARELGSSVVGVGGASIGALVAQALCGRARSFPRGMRPDAAFLAGAALRLDEVILDAPLAERMGLSRAILEAGWTREALACLRDLFDPPSEPGIAPERIHAVLGLADPFLPAALGRELLRAWHVPEGNITLRPGGQVGLLIHLVRDSDARLTIAGALHRAVRAVRA; this is encoded by the coding sequence ATGCGAGCGCGGCTCCCGACCTCGACCGTGCACCGGCTGATCAGCTCGCCTCTCGGGGCCCTGCTCGATACGCCCACGTACGAACGATTCAAGCTCGAACGTTTGCCGTTCGAGCTGCGGCTCCTCCGCCTCGGCGCGATGGCCTCGGCCCTCGGCTCCTCCGACGCGGACGAATTGATCACGCGCCTCGGGGCGCGGGGCGAGGTTTCGTCGAAAATGCGGCGGCGCCTCGCCCGGGGGCTCGCGCGGTTCGCCCGGGCCCGCGCCGCGCGGGAGGACGTCATGCGTCGCTGGGAGCGGGTGTTCTGGGGCGAACCCTGGCCGCCGCCCGATCGCAAGGCGCTCGTCGAGCTCGAGCTCGAGCGCCGCATCCGCGCGCGGCGCTGCCTCTTCCCCCGCGCCACGCTGGGGTTTTTCGCGTCCAAGGTCCCTTTTGAGCCCATCGCCTACGGCGTCCCCTCGCCGGGCGAGGTCGCGTCGAAATGGGCGCAGGAGCTGGCCCACCCGGAGCTCCTGTATGGTTTGCCCGCGGAGCTGCCCGCCATCGAGCGATCCCGCTCGCTCCCCGGCCCCGCCGGCCCCGAATACCTCCTTCGATTTCGTTCGCCCTCGCGGATCGGCGACGTGGTCCACGCCCGCGTCTTCGAGCCCGAGCGAAAGGAGGACATCCCGGCGACGTTCATCTACGCGGGTGGCCTCTTCTCGGCTTGCGACGACGTCGTGTATTGGCCCGAGGAGGAGGCGATGGGGCGAGGGCTCGCTGCGCGGGGGCACCGCGTGGTGCTGCTGGCGTTGCCCGGGCACGGCCGGCGCGCGCCTCCTGGAAAGGCGAGCGGCGAGGTGATCCTCTCGACGGGGCCCGAGGGGCTCTTTCGTCTCTGCGCGGCCGGAGCGCAGGAAATGGCGGTGCTCATTGCGTGGGCCCGCGAGCTCGGCTCGTCCGTCGTCGGCGTCGGGGGCGCGAGCATCGGGGCGCTCGTGGCGCAGGCGCTTTGTGGCCGCGCGCGGAGCTTTCCACGCGGCATGCGCCCGGACGCCGCCTTCCTCGCCGGCGCGGCCCTGAGGCTCGACGAGGTGATCCTCGACGCGCCGCTCGCCGAACGAATGGGTCTGTCCCGAGCGATCCTCGAAGCCGGCTGGACCCGCGAGGCGCTCGCTTGCCTGCGTGACCTCTTCGATCCCCCGAGCGAACCTGGCATTGCGCCGGAGCGTATTCACGCGGTGCTCGGCCTCGCGGACCCGTTTCTCCCGGCCGCGCTCGGGCGAGAGCTCCTGCGAGCGTGGCACGTGCCCGAGGGCAACATAACATTGCGACCCGGGGGGCAGGTCGGTTTGCTAATCCACCTGGTACGGGATTCGGATGCGCGCCTCACCATCGCCGGCGCGCTTCACCGCGCGGTTCGGGCCGTTCGCGCGTGA
- a CDS encoding CAP domain-containing protein, whose amino-acid sequence MKTRSALASASLALFSFVALGACTGVIGGTDGAGPADGDGGSAGAGSGPATNGAGSGPGASVGVGGAGAGGAGMGGAGMGGAGVGGAGQASSSASTTASSGGGVSCGDGACNGSESCATCPMDCGSCCGNGVCSAPETCMNCPADCGMCETCAGAGPETTPLDAEEQAFLAMLNDYRAQNGRGPLTACTSLSRAAQGHSEDMRDQNYFSHTGKNGSSFSKRACDSCYDNACPLQTAMAENIAAGNSSGSATFTQWKNSSGHNANMLGSAYTVIGIGRATGGGDYGVYWTTVFGGADEPSCN is encoded by the coding sequence ATGAAAACGCGCTCGGCTCTTGCATCGGCTTCCCTCGCGCTTTTTTCTTTCGTCGCGCTCGGCGCTTGCACCGGCGTCATCGGCGGGACCGACGGCGCGGGCCCCGCCGACGGCGACGGAGGCTCGGCGGGCGCGGGCAGCGGCCCTGCGACGAACGGGGCCGGCAGCGGGCCCGGCGCGAGCGTGGGCGTAGGCGGCGCAGGCGCGGGCGGCGCGGGCATGGGCGGCGCGGGCATGGGCGGCGCGGGCGTCGGCGGCGCAGGGCAAGCGAGCTCGTCCGCCTCGACCACGGCGAGCTCCGGCGGCGGCGTGAGCTGCGGCGACGGGGCTTGCAACGGGAGCGAGAGCTGCGCGACGTGCCCGATGGATTGCGGCTCGTGCTGCGGCAATGGGGTTTGCAGCGCTCCCGAGACGTGCATGAATTGCCCCGCCGATTGTGGTATGTGCGAGACGTGCGCGGGCGCGGGCCCCGAGACGACGCCGCTCGACGCCGAGGAGCAGGCGTTCCTCGCGATGCTGAACGATTACCGCGCGCAGAACGGGCGCGGCCCGCTCACGGCGTGCACCTCGCTGAGCCGCGCGGCGCAGGGGCACAGCGAGGACATGCGCGACCAGAATTACTTCTCGCACACGGGGAAAAACGGTTCGAGCTTCAGCAAGCGCGCGTGTGACTCCTGCTACGACAACGCGTGCCCCCTGCAGACCGCCATGGCCGAGAACATCGCCGCGGGCAACTCCTCCGGGAGCGCGACGTTCACGCAATGGAAGAACTCCTCCGGGCACAACGCGAACATGCTCGGGAGCGCGTACACCGTGATCGGCATCGGCCGCGCCACCGGCGGAGGCGATTACGGCGTGTACTGGACGACGGTCTTCGGCGGGGCGGACGAGCCGAGCTGCAATTGA
- a CDS encoding DUF2382 domain-containing protein, with protein MANPFVGQVREGMEVWSVDGHKLGKVVSIQADSFLVEKGFFFPKDYLISCDVIAEVREGKIVLSQRREELGIEKGILESVGLGGGQKSQVEPLQSALRLEEAERASEAARVTLHEEEVQATTHTEQVGEVRIRKEVVTEERHLSVPVSREVVTVERLPATAEGVQASAAGGTAFREEAVVVPIREEVVDVSKRPVVTEEIRVSKATELEEQPVSTTVRREVAEVVSEGNVDATEIPLRKTGT; from the coding sequence ATGGCGAACCCGTTCGTCGGTCAGGTCCGGGAGGGCATGGAAGTCTGGAGCGTGGATGGGCACAAGCTCGGCAAGGTGGTGTCGATCCAGGCGGACAGCTTCCTCGTGGAGAAGGGCTTTTTCTTCCCGAAGGATTACCTGATTTCCTGCGATGTCATCGCGGAGGTCCGCGAAGGCAAGATCGTGCTCTCGCAGCGGCGGGAGGAGCTCGGGATCGAGAAGGGGATCCTCGAGTCGGTGGGCCTCGGCGGCGGGCAGAAGTCCCAGGTCGAGCCGCTCCAGAGCGCGCTGCGGCTCGAGGAGGCCGAGCGGGCGAGCGAGGCGGCCCGCGTGACGCTGCACGAGGAAGAGGTGCAGGCGACCACGCACACCGAGCAGGTCGGCGAGGTCCGCATTCGCAAGGAGGTGGTGACGGAGGAGCGGCACCTCTCGGTGCCCGTATCGCGCGAGGTGGTGACGGTCGAGCGCCTGCCCGCCACGGCCGAGGGCGTCCAGGCGTCGGCCGCCGGAGGGACGGCATTCCGCGAGGAGGCGGTCGTGGTGCCCATTCGCGAGGAGGTGGTCGACGTGTCGAAGCGCCCGGTGGTGACCGAGGAGATCCGGGTGTCGAAGGCGACCGAGCTCGAGGAGCAGCCCGTGAGCACGACGGTCCGGCGGGAGGTGGCGGAGGTCGTCTCGGAAGGAAATGTGGACGCGACCGAGATACCGCTCCGCAAGACCGGCACGTGA
- a CDS encoding thiolase family protein: MSKQQSIVILDGGRRTPRADILVDNKAPGLFSRFSTTQLGGMAIKATLGHTKIDPGLIGHVVMGMAQHSHRDSIYGAQGMRWRGGLGKDVPALTVARICGSGAEAICVGAEILLAGLRNDEERPFSVVGGAESMQYPFSLYDYRGKKVGAATQKYGPIEAKSLPAGTHLQDMLLMSLYDPSAKMAMANTAEELGRRYGIKREEADAFAYRSHKNAKAARDAGHFDEEIEPVSLPSEDGGDPTVVKYDTHILEDPSPAKMARLSPAFEAGGIITAGNASAVVDGAAAMLIGKESDAERHDVRPLARIAGMGVAACDPQIMGWGPVPAVKKALAKAGIEGKDVDIVEINEAFAPQALACVRDFEKMGIDPERVNPMGNAIALGHPLGATGAILTLTCAYALRRTKKRYGIVTMCIGGGQGIALVLESMG, translated from the coding sequence ATGAGCAAGCAGCAAAGCATCGTCATCCTCGACGGCGGCCGTCGCACCCCGCGCGCCGACATCCTCGTGGACAACAAGGCCCCGGGCCTGTTCTCGCGTTTCTCGACGACGCAGCTCGGCGGCATGGCCATCAAGGCGACGCTCGGGCACACGAAGATCGACCCCGGCCTCATCGGCCACGTGGTCATGGGCATGGCCCAGCACAGCCACCGGGACTCGATTTATGGCGCGCAGGGCATGCGATGGCGCGGCGGGCTCGGGAAAGACGTCCCGGCGCTGACCGTGGCGCGTATCTGCGGCAGCGGCGCCGAGGCGATCTGCGTCGGCGCGGAGATCCTGCTCGCGGGGCTTCGCAATGACGAGGAGCGCCCGTTCTCCGTGGTCGGCGGCGCCGAGAGCATGCAATACCCGTTCAGCCTCTACGATTACCGGGGCAAGAAGGTCGGGGCGGCGACGCAGAAATACGGCCCCATCGAGGCGAAGAGCTTGCCGGCGGGCACGCACCTGCAGGACATGCTCCTCATGAGCCTCTACGACCCGAGCGCGAAGATGGCCATGGCGAACACGGCCGAGGAGCTCGGCCGTCGATATGGAATCAAGCGCGAAGAGGCCGACGCCTTCGCCTATCGCTCCCACAAGAACGCGAAGGCGGCGCGCGACGCGGGCCATTTCGACGAGGAGATCGAGCCGGTGTCCTTGCCGTCGGAGGACGGCGGCGATCCCACGGTCGTCAAATACGACACGCACATCCTCGAAGACCCGAGCCCGGCGAAGATGGCGCGCCTCTCGCCTGCCTTCGAGGCGGGCGGCATCATCACGGCGGGCAACGCGAGCGCGGTCGTCGACGGCGCGGCGGCGATGCTCATCGGCAAGGAGTCGGACGCCGAGCGCCACGACGTCCGCCCGCTCGCGCGTATCGCGGGGATGGGCGTGGCCGCGTGCGACCCGCAAATCATGGGCTGGGGCCCGGTCCCCGCCGTGAAGAAGGCGCTCGCGAAGGCTGGGATCGAGGGCAAGGACGTCGACATCGTCGAGATCAACGAGGCCTTCGCGCCCCAGGCGCTCGCCTGCGTCCGCGATTTCGAGAAAATGGGCATCGACCCGGAGCGCGTGAACCCGATGGGCAACGCGATCGCGCTGGGACACCCGCTCGGCGCGACGGGCGCGATCCTGACGCTCACCTGCGCGTATGCGCTGCGCAGGACGAAGAAGCGTTATGGCATCGTGACGATGTGCATCGGCGGCGGGCAGGGCATCGCGCTCGTGCTCGAGTCGATGGGCTGA